The Streptomyces sp. Alt3 genome has a segment encoding these proteins:
- the rplF gene encoding 50S ribosomal protein L6: MSRIGKLPIQVPAGVDVTIDGRTVAVKGPKGSLSHTVAAPIEVTKGEDGVLNVVRPNDERQNKALHGLSRTLVANMITGVTAGYSKALEISGVGYRVQAKGSNLEFALGYSHPILIEAPEGITFKVESPTKFSVEGIDKQKVGEVSAKIRKLRKPDPYKAKGVKYAGEVIRRKVGKAGK, from the coding sequence ATGTCGCGAATCGGCAAGCTCCCCATCCAGGTTCCCGCCGGTGTGGACGTCACCATCGATGGCCGCACGGTCGCGGTGAAGGGCCCCAAGGGTTCCCTCTCGCACACCGTCGCAGCGCCGATCGAGGTCACCAAGGGTGAGGACGGCGTGCTCAACGTCGTCCGCCCGAACGACGAGCGTCAGAACAAGGCCCTTCACGGCCTGTCCCGCACGCTGGTGGCGAACATGATCACCGGCGTGACCGCGGGATACAGCAAGGCGCTCGAGATCAGCGGTGTCGGTTACCGAGTCCAGGCGAAGGGCTCCAACCTGGAGTTCGCCCTGGGCTACAGCCACCCGATCCTCATCGAGGCCCCCGAGGGCATCACCTTCAAGGTCGAGTCGCCCACGAAGTTCAGTGTCGAGGGCATCGACAAGCAGAAGGTCGGCGAGGTCTCGGCGAAGATCCGCAAGCTGCGGAAGCCTGACCCGTACAAGGCCAAGGGCGTCAAGTACGCCGGCGAGGTTATCCGCCGCAAGGTCGGAAAGGCGGGTAAGTAA
- the rpsH gene encoding 30S ribosomal protein S8: MTMTDPIADMLTRLRNANSAYHDDVAMPHSKIKSHIAEILQQEGFITGWKVEDAEVGKSLVLELKFGPNRERSIAGIKRISKPGLRVYAKSTNLPKVLGGLGVAIISTSHGLLTGQQASKKGVGGEVLAYVW, from the coding sequence ATGACCATGACTGATCCCATCGCAGACATGCTCACGCGTCTGCGTAACGCGAACTCGGCGTATCACGACGATGTCGCAATGCCGCACAGCAAGATCAAGTCGCACATCGCGGAGATCCTCCAGCAGGAGGGCTTCATCACCGGCTGGAAGGTCGAGGACGCCGAGGTCGGCAAGAGCCTCGTTCTCGAGCTGAAGTTCGGGCCGAACCGCGAGCGTTCGATTGCCGGCATCAAGCGCATTTCGAAGCCGGGTCTGCGTGTATACGCAAAGTCCACCAATCTGCCGAAGGTTCTCGGCGGCCTGGGCGTGGCGATCATCTCCACGTCCCACGGTCTCCTGACCGGCCAGCAGGCCAGCAAGAAGGGCGTAGGTGGGGAAGTCCTCGCCTACGTCTGGTAG
- a CDS encoding type Z 30S ribosomal protein S14, whose product MAKKALIAKAARKPKFGVRGYTRCQRCGRPHSVYRKFGLCRVCLREMAHRGELPGVTKSSW is encoded by the coding sequence GTGGCGAAGAAGGCTCTGATCGCTAAGGCCGCCCGTAAGCCGAAGTTCGGCGTGCGCGGGTACACCCGCTGCCAGCGCTGCGGCCGGCCCCACTCCGTTTACCGCAAGTTCGGCCTGTGCCGCGTGTGCCTTCGTGAGATGGCTCACCGTGGCGAGCTGCCGGGCGTGACCAAGAGCTCCTGGTAA
- the rplE gene encoding 50S ribosomal protein L5 has protein sequence MTTTTAPRLKTRYREEIAGKLREEFSYENVMQIPGLVKIVVNMGVGDAARDSKLIDGAVKDLTTITGQKPAVTKARKSIAQFKLREGQPIGCHVTLRGDRMWEFLDRTLSLALPRIRDFRGLSPKQFDGRGNYTFGLTEQVMFHEIDQDKIDRVRGMDITVVTTAANDDEGRALLRHLGFPFKEN, from the coding sequence ATGACGACCACCACTGCGCCGCGTCTCAAGACGCGCTACCGCGAGGAAATCGCCGGCAAGCTGCGTGAGGAGTTCTCGTACGAGAACGTCATGCAGATCCCCGGTCTGGTCAAGATCGTGGTCAACATGGGTGTGGGCGACGCCGCCCGCGACTCCAAGCTGATCGACGGTGCGGTCAAGGACCTCACCACGATCACCGGCCAGAAGCCCGCCGTCACGAAGGCCCGCAAGTCGATCGCGCAGTTCAAGCTGCGCGAGGGGCAGCCGATCGGCTGCCACGTCACCCTTCGTGGTGACCGCATGTGGGAGTTCCTGGACCGTACGCTGTCGCTCGCGCTGCCGCGTATCCGTGACTTCCGTGGTCTGTCGCCGAAGCAGTTCGACGGCCGTGGCAACTACACCTTCGGTCTCACGGAGCAGGTCATGTTCCACGAGATCGACCAGGACAAGATCGACCGGGTCCGGGGCATGGACATCACCGTGGTCACCACGGCTGCCAACGACGACGAGGGTCGTGCCCTGCTTCGTCACCTCGGCTTCCCGTTCAAGGAGAACTGA
- the rplX gene encoding 50S ribosomal protein L24: MKIKKGDLVQVITGKDKGKQGKVIVAFPAQDRVLVEGVNRVKKHTKAGQTARGSQTGGIVTTEAPIHVSNVQLVVEKDGNKVVTRVGYRFDDEGKKIRVAKRTGEDI, translated from the coding sequence GAAGGGCGACCTGGTTCAGGTCATCACCGGTAAGGACAAGGGCAAGCAGGGCAAGGTCATCGTTGCCTTCCCCGCCCAGGACCGTGTCCTCGTCGAGGGTGTCAACCGGGTCAAGAAGCACACCAAGGCCGGTCAGACGGCTCGCGGTTCGCAGACGGGTGGCATTGTCACCACCGAGGCCCCGATCCACGTCAGCAACGTTCAGCTGGTCGTGGAGAAGGACGGCAACAAGGTCGTCACCCGCGTCGGCTACCGCTTTGACGACGAGGGCAAGAAGATCCGCGTTGCCAAGCGGACCGGTGAGGACATCTGA